aaagaaatgtttttttttttttttttgagatcTACTTACTTATTGATTTTACTTTTGGTACCATGCAACTCTTGAAATTGAATACAAATAAGTATAATAATATAAACTACCATACCAAAGGGTATCAAGCTTTAGAATCAAGTGACCAGTAATAATATCCAAAACTATCTCTAGAACTCAACAACCCAACTTATCCCAATATGTTATggatttgaagaagaaaaagaccAAAAGAATTTGTAAAGGCATTATCATGAAAGCAAcatttaaataaaagaaaaagaaaaaaagaaagagtcCTTACCAAAGTGCAAATGTCATCAACTCCATTGTTTGTCAAATTTAAGAGCTAACATCAACATACTTTAGTGATATTAGAACATTGTGGAAGTTCAAATCCCCACTTCACATTTTTTTCTCCTATATAATATTGAGAAAAGTAAAACAAGTCAAAAGAAAAGCAGTGGATTATTCGTCTGAAGTGTGGGCTGTTTCATCCCCATTTTGAAGTGAAGAAGAGAGAAGACGACTGTCACAATCCAGTCTGTTTATAATCGTAAAAACTAAAGCCAGAACTTTACAGATTCCCTGTTGACTTCCAAAATGACCACTCACGAGAAAGTAATCGATCAAAATCATCCTGTATGGGCTTTGAATGAATCAAGTTCTTCGCCAATCTACTCACTCAATTAACTCAAGCCCCAACACATCGAAAAGGATCCTATCCACAGAACTTTTTAAGACAAAAGTGTGGGTCTTTCAGGGCCAGAAATACGAGTCAGGGTCCACTTGAATGATAATGAGAGAACGTGGGTGGCGTTCTTAGCCGCTCGAGGTTCTTTTCATGTTGGGTAATTTGCACGATCAAAAGTCCCCACCGGCTTCAAGATTAAACAAAACCcccaccaaaagaaagaaaatcaataaattatTGCGCCTTTCTTTCTGAGATTCATGTTGTTTTGGTCGTCTTTGTGgatgtttttatttctttggtGACATTCTTTCTCCCTGTTGTTGTACTGTACTTGATCCACAGTTAACTTCATTGAAGATGAACGTTAATCCAAACTTCCCATGGCCTTTTATGCCAATGGGTAGGGCCATTTCTTCTATTTAGACTACCCCATTTCTTCATCTGCTCTGTAATTTTTAAAGTTGGAGCTTTATTGCGTGGACGAACAGAGACCGTTTGAAAACATCGAAAAATCTTCAGCGCCAGAAAGCTGCTTCTGTGACCTTGATCCTCGCAGACCTCTGTTCTTCAGTTTTCTTCCTCAGTCTTAGGTCGGTGACTGTCTGAACTCATGGTTTTTGGAGTTTTTCAGACCCTTTCTTTTATATCTGTTTTCTGACTTGTGAGTTTTGGTGatttctctaagattgactgaCACCATTTATTAGCTCCTTTTCAGTTGTATTTTTTTGGGTTTAAAGGGATTCCGTTTTGGATAATTAATGGGTTTCTTCTTTGTTGTTCTTTTGTTGTAACgcattatttcttttttaaaaattttaatttaaaaccAGTAGATCAAGAATGTCGTTTTCATGTTTATCCGAATTCCTCCTCGAAATCTTGAAAGTTTCAAGGTCATAAGTTTAATCAGCAGAAAATCTCGAGGAGTACTTATTGATTCAGTTGTTCACTCTTATTCTATCTTTGTACTACCATGGTTGGGTCTTCTAAAAGATAAGGTATGTGCAGAATCTGAAAGATTTTCTCGCcttctttttctcatttttcgGGCATTCTCTCCACAATTCCGGTACTGGGTGTTCGAGAAAACTTCGTTTCTGAAGATTAAGCTGAAGAGTTGTTCGTCTCGCATTTTACCCGTCAGTGGGTTAGTTTAAGCTTACGGCGTGTTGTACTGTGATTTGTATTCGTGGTGCGATTGCAAGTGGCTCGTTCACAGGTTTATCGAGCTTTGGCGCGTGAAGCCTGATGAATTTTGCGGCAATTCTTTTGACGCGCTCTACTTCATTTCCATATTTACTCTAATGGGTTGCGTTTATTCGAGGGTTTGTATTGGCGAAGCTACAACTCCAAGATCTTCGAGAATTGCCGAAACCCAAAATGCCAAAACCGCCACTGAAATCGATACGATCTCTTCTTCGTCTTCCGATAGCCGAGAACGTGAGACCGGCGACCGACTGAATCAATTGAATTCAAACAACAGAGATTCAGAAGCTGGAATCACGAGACTTTCGAGAGTTTCATCCCAGTTCTTGCCCGCCGAGGGGTCTCGAACCGTTAAAGTTCCTTCTGGAAACTTCGAACTGCGATATTCGTTCCTTTCTCAAAGAGGGTATTATCCTGATGCCCTTGATAAGGCAAATCAAGACAGTTTTTGCATCCACACCCCATTTGGGAACAGCCCAGATGATCATTTCTTTGGGGTTTTCGATGGGCATGGGGAATACGGAGCACAATGCTCGCAGTTTGTTAAACGGAAGCTCTGTGAAAATTTGCTTAGGAATAGTAGGTTCCACAGTGATGCGGTTGAGGCCTGTCATGCGGCCTATTTAACAACCAATTCACAGTTACACGCCGATATCTTGGATGATAGCATGAGTGGTACTACTGCTATTACTGTTTTAGTTAGAGGTACGACTATATATGTTGCTAATTCAGGTGATTCGAGGGCAGTCATAGCAGAGCGGAGAGGAAAGGAAGTTGTGGCTGTTGACCTTTCGATTGACCAAACTCCGTTTCGAACTGATGAACTGGAACGAGTTAAGCTTTGTGGTGCTAGAGTTCTTACACTTGATCAGATTGAGGGGCTGAAGAACCCTGATATTCAGTGCTGGGGTACTGAAGAAGGAGATGATGGTGATCCTCCTAGGCTTTGGGTGCCCAATGGGATGTACCCTGGCACTGCTTTCACAAGAAGTATTGGTGACTCAATTGCTGAGACTATTGGAGTTGTTGCTACACCTGAAATTGTTGTCCTGGAGCTGACACAGGATCATCCTTTCTTTGTAGTTGCTAGTGATGGGGTATTCGAGTTTCTTTCAAGCCAAACCGTGGTCGACATGGTAATGTACTACTCAATGATATGTCTAATGTACTTCATattgtgtttttttctttccaaaaccAGTAATATTGGTTGCTAATTCTTGATTGATTACTGCTTAAGGAACTACTGAATGATAAAGCCTCCTTCTACATAATATGGAATCTCGTTAATTCATACCTTTCCATCTGTTTCCCCCTAATGCTCCTCTATCTGCTGTCATCTTCCAGGTTTGTAAATATAAAGATCCCCGTGATGCTTGTGCTGCAATTGTGGCCGAGTCTTACAGACTTTGGCTTCAATTTGAGACTCGAACAGATGATATCACTATTCTTGTGGTGCATATTAATGGGCTCACCAATGTACAAGGACTTATCTTATCTTTTTCTGTTCAAGTTGAAGTTAAGAAAATCATTAGTTACTATAGTTTCTTACATTTAGTTCAACagatatttgttttatttggttAGACGGTTACTAGTGAATCGACAAGATCTGGTGGAGGAGGTTTTGTTCCATCTGCTATTCCTCAAGTCATGGAAGTGACAGGATCAGAGTCTCCCTCTACATTTGGCTGGAATAGAAACAACCGTGCAAGGCAAGATTTGTCTAGGGCACGTCTCCGGGCTATTGAAAGTTCTCTAGAGAATGGTCAAGTCTGGGTGCCTCCATCTCCAGCTCACAGGAAGTCATGGGAAGAAGAAGTAACCACATGTCTTGCTTCTAATATAAAATCTTTAGAAATTTGTTTCActgtttgttatttatttatttacccTGAATGAACCTTTGAGGTGTTGAGTTCTTTCCTTCATACTCCACAGGCACATATTGAACGAGCATTGCACGACCATTTCCTCTTCAGAAAACTAACTGACTCTCAATGCCAAGTTTTATTGGATTGCATGCAAAGAGTTGAGGTCATCCCTGGGCAAATTGTAGTCGAACAAGTAGTTTTCTTTCtgtatctttctttttcttcccttatCATGAAAGCCAACTGCCTCCCTTAAATCAAAATACATGCATTCAAATGAGAATTTAAGTGCATCTATTTTTATATGGTGGATTTTACATGAAAGAAATGAAGATGCCAATTATTTTTTATGTGCACGACCTGTGTTGTTTGTAGGGTGGCGAAGGTGACTGTTTTTACGTGGTTGGCAGTGGAGAATTTGAAGTCTTGGCAACCCAGGTTCCTATcatgtttctttcttttgatcCATTATATTCAAGCCATTTTCTTGAGACTTTATGTTGACTCAATGATATCATCACAATTACAGGAAGAAAGCCATGGAGAGGTCCCTAGGGTTTTACAACACTACACAGCTGAGAAGCTCTCTTCCTTTGGCGAATTGGCTTTGATGTTGGTTTTCTTTTGTTAATGCAGCTTTATATTTTATCATATATGGGTAGTACTTCGTTTGTTATGCATATAACATATGTACAGGTATAACAAACCACTTCAAGCTTCTGTACGTGCGGTGACAAGTGGGACACTTTGGGCTTTGAAAAGAGAGGACTTTCGTGGAATTCTTATATCAGAGTTTTCTAACTTGTCATCTTTGAAATTGCTTCGATCTGTGGACCTCTTGTCGAAGTTAACAATCTTGCAATTGAGTCACATTGCAGACTGCCTTTCTGAAGTTCAATTCTCAGATGGGGAGCTGATTGTTGATGGGGTAACCTCATTTTACAACAGCACATAACTGACaagttttattttcttaaactcttaaaagtatttatttctttattttttagaCCGAAGGCTCATGTGCACTGCACATTATTCAGAAGGGGCAAGTGAGGATTACTTTTGATGCAGAGTTAATGAGCAATTCAAATGTTTACAGCTTCAATTATGTCAGTCAAAAAGAGGATGGTGCTGCACAGAGCGGTAACGAGATTTCAGCTATTAGGAAAGAGGGAAGTTATTTTGGCGAGTGGGCACTTCTTGGTGAGCATATCGGCTTCTTACGTGCAGTTGCTGTGGGAGATGTTCTGTGTACTATTTTAACGAAGGAAAAGTTTGAATCAGTTGTTGGCTCCTTACCAAAGCTCTCTCAAGATGATCAAAAGTATATTGCACTTCCTTTTGAGTTGTGTTAACATAGttttaacatatttttttcttcagtCATATTTTAGACTCTACATATTGTTTGACTTTATGTAGGGCGAAAGAACACTCTTCAAACTCTCTCCATCAGTCTGCCAAATTTATTGATATTTCAGCTCTTTCTAAAGTTGAGCTCTCTGATCTGGTGAGAATACATTTTCCTGTTTGTGCTTATGTTACTGTAACTATATTTTTTGCCCTTTTTCCAGAAACTGACACCTTATGTTATCTTcgatcttctttttttttttaggagtGGAAAATGTGTTTATTTTCCACGGAATACAGTGAAATTGGGCTAGTTCAGTTAAGGAACACAGGTTATCTTGTAGTAACTCGCCGATCTTCTTTTTAATGCCTATGATAATGTTCATGTTAGATCTCTACTTCTCAAGCTGATGGAACTGCCTTtgtgaatttgaatttgaagcaGAAACTATGCTTAGTTTAAAAAGGTTTACAAGACAGAAGGTCAAAAGGCTGGGACTTGAAGCACAAGTTTTGAAGGAGAAAAATCTTATGAAGACTATCAGTTCTTCAGCTTGTGTGCCGGAACTTCTTTGCACTTGTTTTGATCAATCACATGCTGGCATATTGCTAAAGACATGCCTGGCTTGTCCTTTGTCTTCGATACTTCACGTCCCACTCGATGAATCTTCTGCACGTTTCTTTGCAGCCTCTCTTGTTATGGCGTTGGAGGATTTGCACAAGGTTTGACTCTA
The sequence above is drawn from the Cucumis melo cultivar AY chromosome 2, USDA_Cmelo_AY_1.0, whole genome shotgun sequence genome and encodes:
- the LOC103500993 gene encoding protein phosphatase 2C and cyclic nucleotide-binding/kinase domain-containing protein isoform X3, whose protein sequence is MGCVYSRVCIGEATTPRSSRIAETQNAKTATEIDTISSSSSDSRERETGDRLNQLNSNNRDSEAGITRLSRVSSQFLPAEGSRTVKVPSGNFELRYSFLSQRGYYPDALDKANQDSFCIHTPFGNSPDDHFFGVFDGHGEYGAQCSQFVKRKLCENLLRNSRFHSDAVEACHAAYLTTNSQLHADILDDSMSGTTAITVLVRGTTIYVANSGDSRAVIAERRGKEVVAVDLSIDQTPFRTDELERVKLCGARVLTLDQIEGLKNPDIQCWGTEEGDDGDPPRLWVPNGMYPGTAFTRSIGDSIAETIGVVATPEIVVLELTQDHPFFVVASDGVFEFLSSQTVVDMVCKYKDPRDACAAIVAESYRLWLQFETRTDDITILVVHINGLTNTVTSESTRSGGGGFVPSAIPQVMEVTGSESPSTFGWNRNNRARQDLSRARLRAIESSLENGQVWVPPSPAHRKSWEEEAHIERALHDHFLFRKLTDSQCQVLLDCMQRVEVIPGQIVVEQGGEGDCFYVVGSGEFEVLATQEESHGEVPRVLQHYTAEKLSSFGELALMYNKPLQASVRAVTSGTLWALKREDFRGILISEFSNLSSLKLLRSVDLLSKLTILQLSHIADCLSEVQFSDGELIVDGTEGSCALHIIQKGQVRITFDAELMSNSNVYSFNYVSQKEDGAAQSGNEISAIRKEGSYFGEWALLGEHIGFLRAVAVGDVLCTILTKEKFESVVGSLPKLSQDDQKAKEHSSNSLHQSAKFIDISALSKVELSDLEWKMCLFSTEYSEIGLVQLRNTAETMLSLKRFTRQKVKRLGLEAQVLKEKNLMKTISSSACVPELLCTCFDQSHAGILLKTCLACPLSSILHVPLDESSARFFAASLVMALEDLHKRNFP
- the LOC103500993 gene encoding protein phosphatase 2C and cyclic nucleotide-binding/kinase domain-containing protein isoform X2, with translation MGCVYSRVCIGEATTPRSSRIAETQNAKTATEIDTISSSSSDSRERETGDRLNQLNSNNRDSEAGITRLSRVSSQFLPAEGSRTVKVPSGNFELRYSFLSQRGYYPDALDKANQDSFCIHTPFGNSPDDHFFGVFDGHGEYGAQCSQFVKRKLCENLLRNSRFHSDAVEACHAAYLTTNSQLHADILDDSMSGTTAITVLVRGTTIYVANSGDSRAVIAERRGKEVVAVDLSIDQTPFRTDELERVKLCGARVLTLDQIEGLKNPDIQCWGTEEGDDGDPPRLWVPNGMYPGTAFTRSIGDSIAETIGVVATPEIVVLELTQDHPFFVVASDGVFEFLSSQTVVDMVCKYKDPRDACAAIVAESYRLWLQFETRTDDITILVVHINGLTNTVTSESTRSGGGGFVPSAIPQVMEVTGSESPSTFGWNRNNRARQDLSRARLRAIESSLENGQVWVPPSPAHRKSWEEEAHIERALHDHFLFRKLTDSQCQVLLDCMQRVEVIPGQIVVEQGGEGDCFYVVGSGEFEVLATQEESHGEVPRVLQHYTAEKLSSFGELALMYNKPLQASVRAVTSGTLWALKREDFRGILISEFSNLSSLKLLRSVDLLSKLTILQLSHIADCLSEVQFSDGELIVDGTEGSCALHIIQKGQVRITFDAELMSNSNVYSFNYVSQKEDGAAQSGNEISAIRKEGSYFGEWALLGEHIGFLRAVAVGDVLCTILTKEKFESVVGSLPKLSQDDQKAKEHSSNSLHQSAKFIDISALSKVELSDLEWKMCLFSTEYSEIGLVQLRNTETMLSLKRFTRQKVKRLGLEAQVLKEKNLMKTISSSACVPELLCTCFDQSHAGILLKTCLACPLSSILHVPLDESSARFFAASLVMALEDLHKLGVLHRGISPDVLMLDQTGHIQLVDFRFGKKTLGERTYTICGMADFLAPEIVQGNGHGFAADWWALGVLIHFMLKCEMPFGSWRQSELDTFSKIAKGQLSLPQIFSPEAIDLITKLLEVDEKKRLGNENQNAVRSHTWFDGVDWKGIREGTFPVPETITSRVAQYLESYPENCSASLTKPPQDLEEQDVPEWINDW
- the LOC103500993 gene encoding protein phosphatase 2C and cyclic nucleotide-binding/kinase domain-containing protein isoform X1; the protein is MGCVYSRVCIGEATTPRSSRIAETQNAKTATEIDTISSSSSDSRERETGDRLNQLNSNNRDSEAGITRLSRVSSQFLPAEGSRTVKVPSGNFELRYSFLSQRGYYPDALDKANQDSFCIHTPFGNSPDDHFFGVFDGHGEYGAQCSQFVKRKLCENLLRNSRFHSDAVEACHAAYLTTNSQLHADILDDSMSGTTAITVLVRGTTIYVANSGDSRAVIAERRGKEVVAVDLSIDQTPFRTDELERVKLCGARVLTLDQIEGLKNPDIQCWGTEEGDDGDPPRLWVPNGMYPGTAFTRSIGDSIAETIGVVATPEIVVLELTQDHPFFVVASDGVFEFLSSQTVVDMVCKYKDPRDACAAIVAESYRLWLQFETRTDDITILVVHINGLTNTVTSESTRSGGGGFVPSAIPQVMEVTGSESPSTFGWNRNNRARQDLSRARLRAIESSLENGQVWVPPSPAHRKSWEEEAHIERALHDHFLFRKLTDSQCQVLLDCMQRVEVIPGQIVVEQGGEGDCFYVVGSGEFEVLATQEESHGEVPRVLQHYTAEKLSSFGELALMYNKPLQASVRAVTSGTLWALKREDFRGILISEFSNLSSLKLLRSVDLLSKLTILQLSHIADCLSEVQFSDGELIVDGTEGSCALHIIQKGQVRITFDAELMSNSNVYSFNYVSQKEDGAAQSGNEISAIRKEGSYFGEWALLGEHIGFLRAVAVGDVLCTILTKEKFESVVGSLPKLSQDDQKAKEHSSNSLHQSAKFIDISALSKVELSDLEWKMCLFSTEYSEIGLVQLRNTAETMLSLKRFTRQKVKRLGLEAQVLKEKNLMKTISSSACVPELLCTCFDQSHAGILLKTCLACPLSSILHVPLDESSARFFAASLVMALEDLHKLGVLHRGISPDVLMLDQTGHIQLVDFRFGKKTLGERTYTICGMADFLAPEIVQGNGHGFAADWWALGVLIHFMLKCEMPFGSWRQSELDTFSKIAKGQLSLPQIFSPEAIDLITKLLEVDEKKRLGNENQNAVRSHTWFDGVDWKGIREGTFPVPETITSRVAQYLESYPENCSASLTKPPQDLEEQDVPEWINDW